A genomic window from Elaeis guineensis isolate ETL-2024a chromosome 3, EG11, whole genome shotgun sequence includes:
- the LOC105036872 gene encoding glucan endo-1,3-beta-glucosidase-like — MNGDNLPSPADAVALYKKNNIKKMRLFEPRAEVLSALQLSDIFVSLGVRNEDIPNLATSPDAAWHVAPAMKNLRDALDSIGYVGVKVTTVVANMVLGTSFLPSQATYILF, encoded by the exons ATGAATGGTGACAATCTTCCTTCTCCTGCTGATGCTGTGGCCCTTTATAAGAAGAATAACATCAAAAAGATGAGACTCTTCGAGCCACGTGCTGAAGTCCTAAGTGCTCTACAGTTGAGTGacatctttgtttctttaggtgtAAGAAATGAAGATATACCCAACCTCGCAACAAGCCCAGATGCAGCTTGG CACGTCGCACCAGCCATGAAAAATCTACGAGATGCACTTGATTCGATTGGATATGTTGGTGTAAAAGTAACAACTGTTGTGGCAAACATGGTTCTTGGCACATCCTTTCTCCCTTCTCAAGCTACGTACATTCTCTTCTGA